Proteins from a single region of Gemmatimonadetes bacterium SCN 70-22:
- a CDS encoding N-methyltryptophan oxidase yields MGSSAAYQLARRGLRVVGIDRYSPPHAMGSSHGKSRMIREAYYEHPLYVPLVQRAYTLWDELDQVAEHPVLRQTGGVMVGGEGGALVQGTLRSAAEHDIPHELLSAGELRQRFPAFTPAVGMVAVLERRAGILFPDAIVRTHLQLAELHGAILRRGDAVQGWDRTREGIAIRTAQATVVARQLVVAAGAWTAPLLASLALPLTVERQVIHWFDPVSTPEHFSAEHMPVSIWELDDGRLFYTKPNLGDGVKIGVHHSGTTVTPESIDRTVTEQDAAPVHELLRRFVPAAAGPLRDRAVCMYTNTPDAHFIVDRHPELDEVLVLSPCSGHGFKFASVLGEVAADLVTRGVSAFDLTPFSLRRFA; encoded by the coding sequence ATGGGGAGCTCGGCTGCCTATCAGCTGGCCCGGCGTGGCCTGCGGGTCGTCGGCATCGACCGCTATTCCCCGCCGCACGCCATGGGGTCGAGCCACGGGAAGTCGCGCATGATTCGCGAGGCATACTACGAGCATCCGCTATACGTCCCGCTCGTGCAGCGCGCCTATACGCTGTGGGACGAGCTGGACCAGGTGGCCGAGCACCCCGTCCTTCGCCAGACCGGGGGGGTGATGGTCGGGGGCGAGGGGGGGGCGTTGGTCCAGGGGACGCTGCGCAGCGCCGCCGAGCACGACATCCCGCACGAGCTCCTGTCGGCGGGTGAGCTGCGCCAGCGCTTTCCCGCCTTCACGCCCGCGGTGGGAATGGTGGCGGTGCTCGAGCGTCGCGCGGGGATCCTCTTCCCCGACGCCATCGTCCGGACGCACCTGCAGCTGGCGGAACTCCACGGCGCCATCCTCCGGCGGGGCGACGCGGTGCAGGGGTGGGATCGCACGCGCGAGGGGATCGCCATTCGAACGGCGCAGGCGACGGTCGTTGCGCGGCAGCTCGTCGTCGCCGCCGGGGCCTGGACGGCTCCGCTCCTCGCGTCGCTCGCCCTTCCGCTCACGGTGGAGCGCCAGGTGATCCACTGGTTCGATCCGGTGAGCACTCCGGAGCACTTCTCCGCCGAGCACATGCCGGTCTCCATCTGGGAGTTGGACGACGGGCGGCTGTTCTACACCAAGCCCAACCTCGGCGACGGGGTGAAGATCGGCGTTCACCACAGCGGGACGACGGTGACGCCGGAGTCGATCGATCGCACGGTCACGGAGCAGGACGCTGCTCCCGTTCACGAGTTGCTGCGGCGTTTCGTCCCCGCGGCGGCGGGTCCGCTCCGGGACCGCGCCGTCTGCATGTACACCAACACCCCCGACGCCCATTTCATCGTCGATCGCCACCCCGAGCTCGACGAGGTGCTGGTGTTGAGCCCCTGCTCGGGCCACGGCTTCAAGTTCGCGTCGGTGCTGGGCGAGGTGGCGGCCGACCTCGTGACTCGGGGAGTGTCCGCATTCGATCTCACGCCATTCTCGTTGCGGCGCTTCGCGTAA